A stretch of the Pedobacter sp. MC2016-14 genome encodes the following:
- a CDS encoding efflux RND transporter periplasmic adaptor subunit, with protein MKPIHYFSLLLYMSILAACSSKPAVTSQISTDTIPVKVMSLRKENSKFTVAVSGQFTTDDEVMLSFKIGGIINGLFVKEGDAVKKGQLLATLNPVEINAQVQQAKLSVEKARRDYQRTQNLYKDSVATLEQLQNGKTALQQAQQQLSMASFNRQYAEIRAPKNGYILKKMANAGQQIAAGTPALQANGAQADHWMLRVSLSDNEWSMLRLKDEAVIETTALPGQQFNGILSRKAEGVDPATGTFTADITLTGPRPKAIAAGMFGKATISPQQNTQTAANWQIPYEALLDGDGSSGYVFITNDNKTAQKVKVTLGRIDKNAVTVTQGLEKAKALVISGSAYLTHNSAITIQSTVNPAK; from the coding sequence ATGAAACCTATCCACTACTTTAGTCTTTTACTGTACATGTCAATTTTAGCGGCTTGCTCTTCTAAGCCTGCAGTTACCAGCCAGATCAGTACAGATACCATTCCTGTAAAGGTGATGTCGCTGCGAAAAGAAAACAGCAAGTTCACTGTAGCAGTGTCCGGTCAGTTTACTACAGATGATGAAGTAATGCTTTCTTTTAAAATAGGAGGCATTATCAACGGTCTTTTCGTGAAAGAAGGAGATGCCGTAAAAAAGGGCCAGCTGCTGGCCACCTTAAACCCTGTAGAGATCAATGCACAGGTACAACAGGCAAAGCTTTCTGTAGAGAAAGCCAGGCGTGATTACCAACGTACGCAGAATTTGTACAAAGATAGTGTAGCTACGCTAGAACAATTGCAGAACGGTAAAACAGCTTTACAACAGGCGCAACAGCAATTGAGTATGGCCAGTTTTAACCGTCAATATGCAGAGATCCGTGCGCCAAAAAATGGGTATATTTTAAAAAAGATGGCCAATGCAGGTCAGCAAATCGCTGCGGGCACACCAGCCTTACAAGCTAACGGTGCCCAGGCAGATCATTGGATGCTAAGGGTAAGTTTGAGTGATAATGAGTGGTCAATGTTGCGCTTAAAAGACGAAGCTGTCATTGAAACCACCGCCTTACCCGGCCAACAGTTTAATGGAATACTGAGCAGGAAAGCAGAAGGGGTAGATCCTGCCACAGGAACATTTACGGCTGATATAACCTTAACCGGACCAAGACCAAAAGCTATTGCCGCAGGAATGTTTGGTAAAGCTACGATTAGCCCTCAGCAAAACACACAGACTGCCGCTAACTGGCAAATTCCTTATGAGGCTTTATTAGATGGTGATGGCAGCAGTGGTTACGTGTTTATTACCAACGACAATAAAACGGCCCAAAAAGTAAAAGTTACCCTTGGTAGAATAGATAAAAATGCCGTTACGGTAACTCAGGGACTGGAAAAGGCCAAGGCATTAGTCATTTCCGGCTCTGCATATCTAACCCACAACAGTGCCATTACCATTCAATCAACTGTAAACCCTGCTAAATGA
- a CDS encoding efflux RND transporter permease subunit, producing MKISEYAVKNGQFTLVIFLMIIVLGLTTMLNMSRSEDPEMHAPFYTVIVNYPGTSPRDIEDRVVTPLEKTISGLDDIKRLRTSIANGVAVLRVEYKYNSNIDSKYQEIVREVNSKRAELPADIAGIEIQKVQPSDVNVLQVALVSENAAKSKMQYYAEKLQDELEKLQALKQVTIAGLPAQQVRIELDLEKMAQMHLPLTAVSNSLKSEMTSIPGGSVDAAHQTFNIKTNDYRTLDAVSNTIVSGAGGKNILLKNIARVYYGYAEEQHITRLNGHRSVFVVAAQKEGENISKTQMQYLEAIAQFKKTLPANIDLVQNFDQADNVNRRLTSLGHDFIIAILLVAVTLLPLGLRPAVIVMISIPLSLAIGIVLLQLFGFNLNQLSIVGLVVALGLLVDDSIVVVENIERWMLEGHSRMEATLKATGQIGMAVVGCTVVLIIAFMPLVFLPEGSGDFIRSLPLAVIFCVLASMLVSLTIIPFLSSRLLKNHVGNPEGNFLMRGLKKLIHGSYARLLDKALQKPWLTIGVAALLFGASIYLFGQIGFSLFPDSEKPQFLINITTPNQSNLPYTDTVTREIEKQLKKEPLIKYYATNVGKGNPRIYYNVIPENSRGDYAQLFIQLQEDTRPDTKLALIQKLQRRWAQYPGAKVEVKNFEQGPPVIAPVEVRIFGDNLDTIRALSVKVEQLLHQIPGTMYINNPVSLLKSDIRVALDKEKAQQLGVSTVNVDQIARLAVTGLNMGTYYNNDNKYGYQVLLTRLKDGRPNLDAFRNLYVNNAEGNALPLNQVATLKLEASPAVINHQEKKRVVSVQANVQKSFLVSRVIEDVELRMSKLKLPAGYSYELGGEVESRNNSFGGFMSIILVTVFLFIAVLILLFKTFKSTLIILSVIPLGIVGAAVALWITGNSLSFIAIIGLIALAGIEVKNTILLVDFTNQLRIKGMGLQQAIREAGEVRFLPIVLTSLTAIGGLIPIAISTNPLISPLAIVLIGGLISSTLLSRIVTPIIYELIPPTIETDLQENDQANPS from the coding sequence ATGAAAATCTCTGAATATGCTGTAAAAAATGGTCAGTTTACCCTCGTGATCTTTCTGATGATCATTGTGCTGGGTTTAACGACTATGCTTAACATGTCGCGGTCAGAAGATCCTGAAATGCACGCACCATTTTACACGGTGATTGTAAATTATCCGGGAACAAGTCCCAGGGATATAGAAGATCGTGTAGTTACGCCCCTGGAAAAAACAATTTCAGGACTTGATGACATCAAACGTTTACGTACCAGTATTGCCAATGGGGTAGCTGTGCTGCGTGTAGAATATAAATACAATAGTAATATAGACTCCAAATACCAGGAGATTGTGCGGGAGGTAAACAGCAAACGTGCAGAACTGCCTGCTGATATTGCCGGCATTGAGATCCAGAAAGTGCAGCCTTCTGATGTAAATGTTTTGCAGGTAGCGCTGGTATCAGAAAATGCTGCTAAAAGCAAGATGCAGTATTATGCAGAAAAACTACAAGATGAGCTGGAGAAACTACAGGCTTTAAAACAAGTAACCATTGCCGGGTTACCTGCGCAGCAGGTCCGCATAGAGCTGGACCTGGAAAAAATGGCACAGATGCACCTTCCGTTAACTGCGGTTTCCAATAGTCTGAAGAGCGAAATGACCAGTATTCCCGGTGGTAGTGTAGACGCTGCTCATCAAACTTTTAACATCAAAACCAACGACTACCGTACTTTGGATGCAGTAAGCAATACCATTGTTTCGGGCGCCGGCGGAAAAAACATTCTGCTAAAGAACATTGCCAGGGTTTATTACGGCTATGCAGAAGAGCAACACATTACCAGGCTAAACGGGCACCGCAGCGTATTTGTAGTAGCTGCGCAAAAGGAAGGAGAAAATATCAGTAAAACGCAAATGCAATACCTGGAGGCAATAGCTCAATTCAAAAAAACACTGCCGGCTAACATAGACCTGGTACAAAATTTTGATCAGGCAGATAATGTAAACCGTCGTTTAACAAGTTTGGGGCATGATTTTATTATCGCAATTTTATTGGTGGCAGTAACCTTGCTGCCCTTGGGTTTAAGACCTGCGGTAATTGTAATGATCTCCATCCCGCTTTCGCTGGCCATAGGCATTGTATTGTTGCAGCTGTTTGGTTTTAACCTTAACCAATTGAGCATTGTGGGGTTGGTTGTAGCCCTGGGTTTACTGGTTGACGATAGTATTGTGGTGGTAGAAAATATAGAACGCTGGATGCTGGAAGGCCATAGCAGGATGGAAGCCACCCTAAAAGCTACCGGACAAATTGGTATGGCAGTAGTGGGATGTACCGTGGTGTTAATCATTGCGTTTATGCCGCTGGTATTTTTACCTGAAGGTTCCGGCGATTTTATCCGTAGTTTGCCTTTAGCGGTTATTTTCTGTGTACTGGCTTCTATGTTGGTGTCGCTCACCATTATTCCATTTTTATCCAGTCGCTTGTTAAAAAATCATGTCGGTAATCCTGAAGGGAATTTCCTGATGAGAGGCCTAAAAAAATTAATCCATGGCAGCTATGCGCGTTTGCTGGACAAAGCTTTGCAAAAGCCCTGGTTAACCATAGGTGTGGCAGCCCTGCTTTTTGGAGCATCCATTTATCTGTTTGGACAGATCGGTTTTAGCCTGTTCCCAGATTCCGAAAAGCCACAATTCCTGATTAATATTACCACGCCTAATCAGTCCAATTTGCCCTATACCGATACGGTTACACGGGAAATAGAAAAACAGTTAAAAAAGGAGCCGCTAATTAAGTATTATGCTACCAATGTGGGCAAGGGAAATCCACGTATTTATTATAATGTAATTCCAGAAAATAGCCGTGGTGACTATGCACAATTGTTTATACAGCTGCAGGAAGATACACGGCCAGATACCAAATTGGCACTGATACAGAAATTACAGCGGCGCTGGGCACAGTATCCCGGTGCAAAGGTAGAAGTAAAAAACTTTGAACAGGGGCCACCTGTAATTGCGCCTGTAGAGGTGCGTATATTTGGCGATAACCTCGACACCATTCGTGCCCTTTCCGTAAAAGTAGAGCAGCTTTTGCATCAAATACCTGGTACCATGTATATCAACAATCCAGTGAGCTTGCTAAAAAGCGATATCAGGGTAGCATTGGATAAAGAAAAAGCACAGCAGCTGGGGGTATCAACAGTTAATGTAGACCAGATCGCCAGGTTGGCTGTAACGGGTTTAAATATGGGTACCTATTATAACAACGATAATAAATATGGTTACCAGGTATTGCTTACGCGCCTAAAAGACGGTCGCCCTAACCTGGATGCTTTTAGAAATTTATATGTAAACAACGCAGAGGGAAATGCCCTGCCACTTAATCAGGTAGCCACGCTTAAACTTGAAGCTTCGCCAGCAGTCATCAACCATCAGGAAAAGAAAAGGGTGGTATCGGTACAGGCCAATGTGCAAAAAAGCTTTCTGGTAAGCCGGGTAATTGAGGATGTAGAGCTCAGGATGAGCAAATTAAAACTCCCTGCCGGTTATAGCTATGAGTTGGGTGGGGAGGTAGAATCCCGGAACAATTCTTTTGGAGGCTTTATGAGCATTATTTTGGTTACGGTATTTCTATTTATTGCGGTGCTGATTTTATTGTTTAAAACATTTAAAAGTACCTTGATCATACTGTCGGTTATACCGCTGGGTATTGTAGGCGCTGCGGTAGCGCTTTGGATTACTGGCAACTCACTCTCTTTTATTGCCATAATAGGGCTGATTGCTTTAGCAGGTATTGAAGTCAAAAACACCATTTTACTGGTAGATTTTACCAACCAGCTCAGAATAAAAGGAATGGGCTTACAGCAGGCCATCCGCGAAGCGGGCGAAGTTCGGTTCCTGCCTATCGTATTAACATCGCTAACAGCCATCGGGGGATTAATTCCAATTGCCATATCTACCAATCCCCTGATCTCGCCACTGGCAATTGTGTTGATTGGTGGATTGATCAGTTCCACACTATTATCAAGGATCGTAACACCAATTATTTATGAACTTATCCCTCCGACAATAGAAACTGATTTGCAGGAGAATGATCAGGCTAATCCATCTTAA
- a CDS encoding OmpA family protein, which yields MKILETNLLLVTIVLFAVSLQACKTKKVATKPATAVVTPAPVEEKAPVPPPAPAEEKPAPVVEKPDFNFSNVQFEFNSDVLKTASFSILDEAVRELKKDPSAKFTLNGHSSIEGSAAHNMSLSVDRANAVKSYLVNAGIPAANLAIKGYGATVPIATNDNEAGRALNRRVELKAN from the coding sequence ATGAAAATTTTAGAAACCAATTTACTGCTCGTTACTATTGTATTATTTGCCGTTTCATTGCAAGCGTGTAAGACTAAAAAAGTTGCTACCAAGCCGGCAACTGCTGTTGTTACCCCAGCACCAGTAGAGGAGAAAGCGCCTGTGCCACCTCCAGCTCCTGCTGAAGAAAAACCAGCTCCGGTAGTAGAAAAGCCTGATTTTAATTTTAGCAACGTACAGTTTGAATTTAACTCTGATGTGTTGAAAACAGCTTCCTTCTCCATTTTAGACGAAGCGGTAAGAGAATTGAAAAAAGACCCTTCAGCTAAATTTACATTAAATGGGCACTCTTCAATTGAAGGTAGTGCAGCGCACAATATGTCTTTATCTGTAGACCGTGCAAATGCTGTTAAATCTTATCTTGTAAATGCCGGGATCCCTGCAGCCAATCTTGCCATTAAAGGCTATGGTGCTACCGTACCAATTGCTACAAATGATAACGAGGCCGGAAGAGCCTTAAACAGAAGGGTAGAATTAAAAGCCAACTAA
- a CDS encoding DUF2238 domain-containing protein, with translation MRIPFLLLLLFLLSSVFSFIGCKEVFTWFLECIPAFLGVLVLLLTYKKFRFSNFTYFMIFIHCIILIVGGHYTYAEVPLFDWVKTVFHQSRNNYDKVGHFAQGFVPALIVREIFVRKQVVNGKRWLSFIIISIALAISAFYELIEWFVSINTGESGDAFLGTQGDIWDTQSDMLTALIGAVLAVLIFSKVQDRSVAGTCILSVVPLDV, from the coding sequence ATGAGAATTCCTTTTTTGTTGCTCCTGCTTTTTCTGCTCAGTTCTGTTTTTTCTTTTATTGGCTGTAAAGAAGTCTTTACCTGGTTTCTGGAGTGTATTCCCGCTTTTTTAGGCGTTTTGGTGTTGTTGCTTACTTACAAGAAATTCAGGTTCAGTAATTTTACTTATTTCATGATCTTTATCCACTGCATCATATTAATTGTAGGTGGGCATTATACTTATGCAGAAGTTCCTTTGTTTGATTGGGTTAAAACAGTCTTCCATCAGTCCCGGAATAACTACGATAAAGTTGGGCATTTTGCTCAGGGTTTTGTTCCTGCATTAATTGTTAGAGAAATCTTCGTTCGTAAACAAGTCGTAAATGGCAAGCGCTGGCTTTCATTTATCATTATCAGCATCGCACTTGCCATAAGTGCTTTTTATGAATTGATAGAATGGTTTGTATCCATTAACACAGGCGAATCCGGGGATGCTTTTTTAGGTACGCAAGGCGATATATGGGACACACAATCTGATATGCTTACCGCATTAATCGGAGCCGTATTGGCGGTGCTGATTTTCAGCAAAGTTCAGGATAGGTCAGTTGCGGGTACATGTATCCTTTCAGTTGTGCCTTTAGATGTTTGA
- a CDS encoding PIN domain-containing protein, translated as MIHSVTFKAVLDTNVIFPVVIRDLLFWFAYYELYTPKWSKNIFEEWKIVMIRKGVAEAEAEKRVQKANIAFPDALVKNYEGLIADLKLPDEDDRHVLAAAIRTNANVIVTNNLRDFPGEYLDSFGLKAKSADDFLTDIIDLNQENAIEAFKEMVLNRKNPAMDEYQVLESLRKNGLKDTADYLHALL; from the coding sequence ATGATTCATAGTGTTACGTTCAAAGCTGTTTTGGACACCAATGTGATTTTCCCTGTAGTTATCCGTGATCTACTTTTCTGGTTTGCCTATTACGAGCTCTATACGCCGAAATGGAGCAAGAACATTTTTGAAGAGTGGAAAATCGTAATGATCAGAAAAGGAGTAGCTGAAGCCGAGGCAGAAAAACGCGTACAAAAAGCTAATATTGCTTTCCCAGATGCACTGGTAAAGAACTACGAAGGCCTAATTGCGGATTTGAAACTACCCGATGAAGATGACCGTCATGTACTTGCAGCAGCTATAAGGACAAATGCAAACGTGATCGTGACCAATAACTTGAGGGACTTCCCTGGCGAATACTTGGATTCGTTTGGATTGAAGGCAAAAAGTGCCGATGATTTTTTAACAGACATTATAGATCTGAACCAGGAAAATGCAATTGAGGCATTCAAAGAGATGGTGCTTAACAGGAAAAATCCAGCGATGGACGAGTATCAGGTTCTTGAAAGTCTTCGGAAAAATGGGCTCAAGGATACTGCAGACTATCTACATGCGCTTTTGTAA
- a CDS encoding helix-turn-helix domain-containing protein, with protein sequence MEILDQIRRPSKLEQKVAIKSYPALFSVLSHITSEETEIEIEETKERIKIPFRALELLTDILKAMSEGKPISIVPIATEVTTQKAAEILGCSRPYLVKLLEDGKIDFVKIGKHRRIKFEDVVAYKQQMKKDQKRDIIDIMGFDEEIGLYDS encoded by the coding sequence ATGGAAATATTAGATCAAATACGGAGACCATCAAAATTAGAGCAGAAAGTAGCTATTAAGTCCTATCCTGCACTATTCTCGGTACTTTCGCATATCACTTCTGAGGAAACTGAAATTGAGATTGAAGAAACTAAGGAGCGGATCAAAATCCCATTCAGGGCTTTGGAACTTTTAACAGATATTCTCAAGGCAATGAGCGAAGGAAAGCCAATTTCAATTGTTCCGATAGCTACCGAAGTAACTACACAGAAAGCAGCAGAAATACTTGGATGCTCAAGACCTTACCTGGTAAAGCTTTTAGAAGATGGTAAGATCGATTTTGTAAAAATTGGTAAGCATCGAAGGATTAAGTTTGAGGATGTAGTGGCCTATAAACAGCAAATGAAAAAGGATCAAAAAAGAGATATCATTGACATCATGGGCTTTGATGAAGAAATAGGATTGTATGATTCATAG
- the recO gene encoding DNA repair protein RecO — protein MLHKTRGIVLKTTLYGESSVVVQIFTEKFGIQSYMINGVKKPRAKIRMNMLQPLHLVDMIVYHKANSSIQRVSELRPSPVFKSIPYDIIKSTIVMFLNEVLYKSIRQQHTDENIFDFIFNAICWFDECGETTVSFHLAFLLKLSRFLGFAPNTESKSDQNYFDLQEGEFKSRIPVHPHYIEKTEAALFISLFSTPFEKIFEIKMSNRNRREILDKILIFYTLHTASFGEIKSHQILEDVLS, from the coding sequence ATGTTGCATAAAACGAGGGGGATTGTTTTAAAGACTACATTGTATGGTGAAAGTAGCGTAGTGGTACAGATTTTTACAGAAAAATTTGGCATCCAAAGCTACATGATCAATGGGGTAAAGAAACCCAGGGCAAAAATAAGGATGAATATGCTGCAGCCTTTGCACTTGGTAGACATGATTGTTTATCATAAAGCCAACAGCAGCATCCAGCGTGTTTCTGAATTGAGGCCCTCCCCTGTTTTTAAAAGCATCCCTTATGATATTATTAAAAGTACCATAGTGATGTTCTTAAACGAAGTGCTGTATAAAAGTATTCGCCAGCAGCATACAGATGAAAATATTTTTGACTTTATTTTTAATGCCATCTGCTGGTTTGATGAATGCGGAGAGACTACCGTTAGCTTTCATTTGGCATTTTTATTAAAACTATCCCGCTTTTTAGGTTTTGCACCCAACACAGAAAGTAAATCGGATCAAAATTACTTCGATTTACAGGAGGGGGAATTTAAATCCCGCATCCCTGTTCATCCGCATTATATAGAAAAAACAGAGGCTGCGCTTTTTATTTCTTTATTTTCTACTCCATTTGAAAAAATATTTGAAATAAAAATGAGCAATCGCAACAGAAGAGAAATTCTGGATAAAATACTGATTTTCTACACCTTGCACACCGCGTCTTTTGGAGAAATTAAGTCTCACCAGATCCTTGAAGATGTTTTATCTTAA
- a CDS encoding diacylglycerol kinase family protein, translating into MRRLIKSFGYAFKGITWAFKTQPNFKFHCAAAALVLLAGYGLKLSSSEWIWIATAIGMVLSAELLNTAIEVLVDLVSPQYNIKAGQVKDLAAAAVLLVALIAATIGLIIFIPKLLPYVA; encoded by the coding sequence ATGCGTAGATTGATAAAAAGTTTTGGTTATGCTTTTAAAGGCATAACATGGGCCTTTAAAACTCAGCCCAACTTTAAATTTCATTGTGCCGCAGCGGCATTGGTATTGCTTGCGGGCTATGGTCTTAAACTGAGCAGTTCGGAATGGATTTGGATTGCCACGGCCATTGGCATGGTATTGAGTGCTGAATTGTTAAATACCGCCATAGAGGTACTGGTAGATTTGGTTTCTCCGCAATACAATATTAAAGCGGGTCAGGTTAAAGATTTGGCTGCAGCGGCGGTATTGCTTGTGGCCCTGATTGCAGCAACAATTGGACTGATTATTTTTATTCCCAAACTACTGCCCTATGTTGCATAA
- a CDS encoding SDR family NAD(P)-dependent oxidoreductase yields the protein MSSLKDKVAIVTGAGSGIGKAVALTFATEGAKVIVSDINVEHGNAVVSEIKEKGGDAFFIKADTASAADNEKLVADTIAQYGALHITVNNAGIGGPAAPTGAYEIESWDKVIGINLSGVFYGLRYQIPAILSSGGGSIINMASILGQAGTKLSPAYVAAKHGVVGLTKAAALEYADQKIRINSVGPGYIKTPLLEEHLTAEQMEGLVSLHPMGRLGESQEIAELVLWLASEKASFVTGAYYAADGGYLAQ from the coding sequence ATGAGTAGTCTTAAAGATAAAGTTGCCATTGTTACAGGTGCCGGATCAGGCATAGGTAAAGCCGTTGCCCTTACTTTTGCAACAGAAGGTGCTAAAGTAATTGTTTCTGATATTAATGTAGAACATGGTAATGCGGTGGTAAGCGAAATTAAGGAAAAAGGTGGTGATGCTTTTTTTATCAAAGCAGATACCGCCAGTGCAGCAGATAACGAAAAATTGGTTGCTGATACCATAGCACAATATGGTGCATTACACATCACCGTAAACAATGCGGGTATTGGTGGTCCTGCAGCGCCAACAGGCGCGTATGAAATTGAAAGCTGGGATAAGGTAATTGGCATCAATTTGTCTGGTGTATTTTATGGTCTGCGCTATCAAATCCCAGCCATCTTAAGCAGTGGGGGTGGTAGCATCATCAATATGGCTTCTATTCTAGGTCAGGCAGGAACAAAGCTTTCACCTGCATACGTAGCGGCAAAGCATGGTGTGGTAGGTTTAACCAAAGCTGCAGCATTGGAATATGCAGATCAAAAGATCAGGATCAATTCCGTAGGCCCTGGTTACATCAAAACGCCATTATTAGAAGAGCACCTTACTGCAGAACAAATGGAAGGACTGGTTAGCCTACATCCAATGGGCAGGTTGGGCGAATCGCAGGAGATTGCTGAACTTGTTTTATGGCTTGCATCTGAAAAAGCATCTTTTGTAACCGGCGCGTATTATGCCGCAGACGGCGGTTATTTAGC